The Macaca mulatta isolate MMU2019108-1 chromosome 18, T2T-MMU8v2.0, whole genome shotgun sequence genomic interval GTGCGCGGGCCCGGccgggggaaggggaggggacatGGCGCGGTTACCTGGGATCGGGCGGTGGCGAGGGGAGTCCGCTCTCCCGCCGCTGCTGGTCCGCGGACGCGCCGGGCCCGTCGCTTTCCCCGGCGGCCCGGAGAGCTCCTCGGCCCCCGCCCCGAGGCGTCCCGGCCAGGCCGCCCCTCCTCAGTGCCGCGCCGCTGCCCGCGCGGGCCGGACCGCCTCGAGCTCCCGGGCCGCCCCGCGGCGGGGGGCCTCTCTCGCTGGGCGCCTGGCTCCCCTCACCCGCTCCCACCCCCTGGGCGGCCGCGGAGCCGAGGGGAGGGCGGGAAGGGCCTCCCGAGGAGAGCAGGAGGGCGCGAACGCAGGCTCCGCCACCCGAGCCGCTCCGTTACCGCAGCAGC includes:
- the LOC106994516 gene encoding uncharacterized protein LOC106994516 produces the protein MARLPGIGRWRGESALPPLLVRGRAGPVAFPGGPESSSAPAPRRPGQAAPPQCRAAARAGRTASSSRAAPRRGASLAGRLAPLTRSHPLGGRGAEGRAGRASRGEQEGANAGSATRAAPLPQQRRRPGPCCCCQLVENTLSMRARGPHPGHLSL